Proteins co-encoded in one Streptococcus pyogenes genomic window:
- the rimM gene encoding ribosome maturation factor RimM (Essential for efficient processing of 16S rRNA), translating into MEYFNVGKIVNTQGLQGEMRVLSVSDFAEERFKKGSQLALFDDKDRFVQEVTIVSHRKQKHFDIIKFKDMYHINAIEKYKGYTLKVSKDNQGDLQEGEFYYHQIIGMAVYEKDVLIGHVKEILQPGANDVWIVKRQGKRDLLLPYIPPVVLNVDVPNKRVDVELMEGLDDED; encoded by the coding sequence ATGGAATATTTTAATGTTGGAAAAATTGTCAACACGCAAGGCCTGCAAGGAGAGATGCGCGTGTTGTCTGTCAGTGATTTTGCTGAGGAACGCTTTAAAAAAGGCTCACAATTAGCTTTATTTGATGATAAAGATCGGTTTGTTCAAGAAGTGACAATTGTTAGTCACCGTAAACAAAAGCATTTTGATATTATCAAATTTAAAGACATGTATCATATTAATGCTATTGAAAAGTACAAGGGATACACTTTAAAGGTCTCAAAAGACAATCAAGGGGATTTACAAGAAGGAGAATTTTATTACCATCAGATTATTGGCATGGCTGTTTATGAAAAGGATGTCCTTATTGGACATGTTAAGGAAATCTTGCAGCCAGGTGCTAATGATGTTTGGATAGTGAAACGCCAAGGAAAACGAGACTTGCTCTTACCATATATTCCCCCAGTAGTTCTTAACGTAGATGTTCCTAACAAGCGCGTGGATGTTGAATTGATGGAAGGCTTAGACGATGAAGATTGA
- the trmD gene encoding tRNA (guanosine(37)-N1)-methyltransferase TrmD, protein MKIDILTLFPEMFAPLEHSIVGKAKEKGLLDIHYHNFRDYAEKARHVDDEPYGGGQGMLLRAQPIFDTIEQIEAKKPRIILLDPAGKPFTQAYAEELALEEELIFICGHYEGYDERIKTLVTDEISLGDFVLTGGELAAMTMVDATVRLIPQVLGKESSHQDDSFSSGLLEYPQYTRPYDYRGMTVPDVLMSGHHERIRLWRLEESLKKTYLRRPDLLEHYNFSEEERKLLDKIKEALDQGED, encoded by the coding sequence ATGAAGATTGATATTTTAACCCTTTTTCCTGAAATGTTTGCCCCTCTAGAGCATTCCATTGTAGGCAAGGCAAAAGAAAAAGGTCTGTTAGACATTCACTACCATAACTTTCGAGATTATGCTGAAAAAGCTCGTCATGTGGATGACGAACCCTATGGTGGGGGCCAAGGCATGTTATTGAGAGCGCAGCCCATTTTTGACACCATTGAACAGATTGAAGCCAAAAAACCAAGGATTATTCTTTTAGATCCAGCAGGTAAACCCTTTACTCAGGCTTATGCTGAAGAATTAGCTCTTGAGGAAGAGTTAATTTTTATTTGTGGTCATTATGAAGGTTATGATGAGCGGATTAAGACCTTGGTGACGGATGAAATTTCATTAGGCGACTTTGTATTAACAGGAGGTGAGTTGGCGGCCATGACTATGGTGGATGCGACCGTCAGGTTAATTCCACAGGTACTTGGGAAAGAAAGTAGCCATCAGGACGATTCTTTTTCATCAGGACTTTTAGAATACCCTCAATACACAAGACCTTATGATTATCGTGGTATGACAGTTCCAGATGTTCTAATGAGTGGTCATCACGAACGTATTCGCTTGTGGCGTCTAGAAGAAAGTCTCAAAAAAACTTATTTAAGGCGGCCAGATTTACTTGAACATTACAATTTTTCCGAGGAAGAGCGCAAGCTATTGGATAAGATTAAAGAAGCATTGGATCAAGGAGAAGATTAG
- a CDS encoding NAD(P)/FAD-dependent oxidoreductase, whose product MKDKAYDITIIGGGPIGLFAAFYAGLRGVTVKIIESLSELGGQPAILYPEKMIYDIPAYPSLTGVELTENLIKQLSRFEDRTTICLKEEVLTFDKVKGGFSIRTNKAEHFSKAIIIACGNGAFAPRTLGLESEENFADHNLFYNVHQLDQFAGQKVVICGGGDSAVDWALALEDIAESVTVVHRRDAFRAHEHSVELLKASTVNLLTPYVPKALKGIGNLAEKLVIQKVKEDEVLELELDSLIVSFGFSTSNKNLKNWNLDYKRSSITVSPLFQTSQEGIFAIGDAAAYNGKVDLIATGFGEAPTAVNQAINYIYPDRDNRVVHSTSLID is encoded by the coding sequence GTGAAAGATAAAGCATATGATATTACGATTATTGGTGGTGGTCCAATAGGTTTATTTGCAGCCTTTTATGCAGGTCTTAGGGGCGTAACAGTAAAGATTATTGAGAGTTTGTCAGAACTTGGTGGACAGCCTGCCATTCTTTATCCTGAGAAAATGATTTATGATATTCCAGCTTATCCATCTTTAACAGGTGTTGAGTTGACAGAAAATTTAATAAAACAATTGAGCCGTTTTGAAGATCGTACAACCATTTGTTTAAAAGAAGAAGTATTAACCTTTGACAAGGTTAAAGGTGGTTTTTCGATTAGGACTAATAAGGCAGAGCATTTTTCAAAAGCCATTATCATTGCTTGTGGAAATGGCGCTTTTGCACCAAGAACTTTAGGGTTAGAAAGTGAGGAAAACTTTGCTGATCATAACCTTTTTTATAATGTTCACCAGTTGGACCAGTTTGCGGGACAAAAAGTTGTGATTTGTGGTGGTGGAGATTCAGCAGTTGATTGGGCTTTGGCTTTAGAAGATATTGCTGAGAGTGTGACGGTTGTGCACCGTCGTGATGCTTTCAGAGCACATGAACACAGTGTGGAATTATTGAAAGCATCAACGGTCAACCTCTTAACACCTTATGTGCCAAAAGCATTGAAAGGAATTGGAAACCTGGCTGAAAAATTAGTTATTCAAAAAGTGAAAGAAGATGAAGTGTTAGAACTTGAATTGGACAGTCTTATTGTTAGTTTTGGTTTTTCAACTTCTAATAAGAATTTGAAAAATTGGAATCTCGACTATAAGCGTTCAAGTATTACTGTTTCACCACTTTTTCAAACAAGTCAAGAAGGTATTTTTGCCATTGGTGATGCAGCCGCTTATAATGGGAAAGTGGATTTGATTGCTACTGGTTTTGGCGAAGCACCAACAGCAGTTAATCAGGCCATTAACTATATTTATCCAGATCGAGATAACCGTGTGGTGCATTCAACCTCTTTAATTGACTAA
- a CDS encoding PTS transporter subunit IIC — translation MTTTDKETFSSFMNKVLAGTAIAIVVALIPNAILATFLKPLLPNMAAAEFLHIVQVFQFFTPIMAGFLIGQQFKFNPMQQLAVGGAAYIGSGAWAYTEVIQKGVATGTFQLRGIGDLINMMITASLAVLAVKYFGNKFGSLTIILLPITIGTGVGYIGWKFLPYVSYVTTLIGQGINSFTTLQPILMSILIAVAFSLIIVSPISTVAIGLAIGLNGMAAGAASMGIASTAAVLVWATLKVNKSGVPIAIALGAMKMMMPNFLKHPIMAIPMVFTAAISSLTVPLFNLVGTPASSGFGLVGAVGPIASLAGGSSILIIILAWIIVPFAVAFAAHKVSKDILKLYKEDIFVFEG, via the coding sequence ATGACAACAACAGATAAAGAGACATTTAGTTCTTTTATGAATAAGGTCTTGGCTGGTACAGCGATTGCTATCGTTGTGGCACTCATTCCAAATGCTATTTTAGCGACTTTCTTAAAACCGCTTTTGCCAAATATGGCAGCTGCTGAATTTTTACACATTGTGCAAGTCTTCCAATTCTTCACGCCGATTATGGCTGGTTTCTTGATTGGGCAACAATTTAAGTTTAATCCTATGCAACAGTTGGCTGTTGGTGGAGCTGCTTATATCGGTTCTGGAGCCTGGGCTTATACAGAAGTCATTCAAAAAGGTGTGGCGACAGGAACATTCCAACTTAGAGGTATTGGGGACTTAATCAATATGATGATTACAGCTAGCCTTGCGGTTTTAGCTGTGAAATATTTTGGGAATAAATTTGGCTCTTTAACCATTATCTTGTTACCTATCACTATAGGAACTGGCGTAGGTTATATTGGTTGGAAATTTTTGCCTTATGTGTCTTACGTGACAACCCTGATCGGACAAGGGATTAATTCTTTTACAACCTTACAACCTATTTTAATGTCTATTTTAATTGCAGTTGCTTTCTCGCTTATCATTGTTAGTCCGATTTCAACTGTTGCAATCGGTTTAGCTATTGGGCTTAATGGAATGGCTGCGGGAGCAGCTTCTATGGGAATTGCATCGACAGCAGCAGTCTTAGTGTGGGCGACGCTTAAAGTTAATAAATCTGGTGTACCAATTGCTATCGCACTTGGGGCTATGAAAATGATGATGCCAAACTTCTTGAAACATCCTATCATGGCTATTCCGATGGTGTTCACTGCAGCAATTAGCTCATTAACAGTACCATTGTTTAATCTTGTTGGAACACCAGCTTCATCTGGTTTTGGCTTAGTTGGTGCAGTAGGTCCGATTGCTTCTTTAGCAGGTGGTAGCTCAATACTTATTATTATCCTTGCTTGGATCATTGTTCCGTTTGCGGTTGCTTTTGCGGCGCATAAGGTTTCTAAAGATATTCTAAAACTGTATAAAGAAGACATTTTCGTCTTTGAAGGCTAA
- a CDS encoding 2-dehydropantoate 2-reductase — protein sequence MLVYIAGSGAMGCRFGYQISKTNNDVILLDNWEDHINAIKENGLVVTGDVEETVKLPIMKPTEATQEADLIILFTKAMQLPQMLQDIKGIIGKETKVLCLLNGLGHEDVIRQYIPEHNILMGVTVWTAGLEGPGRAHLQGVGALNLQSMDPSNQEAGHQVADLLNEANLNATYDENVVPNIWRKACVNGTMNSTCALLDCTIGELFASEDGLKMVKEIIHEFVIVGQAEGVELNEEEITQYVMDTSVKAAHHYPSMHQDLVQNHRLTEIDFINGAVNTKGEKLGINTPYCRMITELVHAKEAVLNIQ from the coding sequence ATGTTAGTTTATATTGCTGGCTCAGGAGCCATGGGGTGCCGTTTTGGTTACCAAATTTCAAAAACAAATAACGATGTGATTTTGTTAGATAACTGGGAAGATCATATCAATGCCATTAAAGAAAACGGTTTAGTGGTGACAGGGGATGTGGAAGAAACAGTTAAGCTTCCTATTATGAAACCGACTGAAGCCACTCAAGAAGCCGATTTGATTATCTTGTTTACAAAAGCAATGCAGTTGCCACAAATGCTTCAAGACATTAAAGGCATTATTGGAAAAGAAACCAAAGTGCTTTGCCTTTTAAATGGTCTTGGACACGAAGACGTTATTCGTCAGTACATTCCAGAGCACAACATTTTGATGGGGGTCACTGTCTGGACTGCTGGTCTAGAAGGTCCTGGTCGTGCTCATCTTCAAGGTGTGGGAGCACTTAACTTACAAAGCATGGATCCAAGCAATCAAGAAGCTGGACACCAAGTGGCTGATTTGTTAAATGAAGCTAACTTGAATGCGACTTATGATGAGAATGTTGTGCCAAACATCTGGCGAAAAGCTTGCGTGAATGGTACCATGAACTCAACTTGTGCCCTTCTAGATTGTACAATTGGTGAATTATTTGCCAGTGAAGACGGTCTCAAAATGGTAAAAGAAATCATCCATGAGTTTGTTATCGTTGGTCAAGCAGAAGGTGTCGAACTAAACGAAGAAGAAATCACACAATATGTAATGGATACATCTGTTAAAGCTGCTCACCATTACCCATCAATGCACCAAGACCTTGTGCAAAATCACCGATTGACTGAAATTGATTTTATCAATGGTGCAGTCAATACCAAAGGTGAAAAGCTTGGTATCAATACTCCATACTGCCGTATGATTACAGAGCTAGTTCACGCTAAAGAAGCAGTGTTGAACATCCAATAA
- a CDS encoding DeoR/GlpR family DNA-binding transcription regulator, translated as MAKITEENYVSLEDLMQLLNSSESTIRRDLGELEQEGRLHRVHGGAELFHSLQEELSNQEKSVKNSHIKKAIAQRASQLIYDNDVIFIDAGTTTEFLLPFLQAKNLTVVTNSIHHAARLVELSIETIIVGGYVKQTTDASIGNVALEQIRQMNFDKAFLGMNGVDDSYLTTPDMEEAVIKKAVLSNAKLAYILVDGTKIGQVSFVKVAPINDVTIITLGGSASILKQIKEKAKVIEL; from the coding sequence ATGGCAAAGATCACTGAAGAAAACTATGTTTCTTTAGAGGATTTAATGCAATTACTCAACTCCTCTGAGTCTACTATCCGTAGAGATCTAGGAGAGTTGGAGCAAGAAGGACGGCTACATCGTGTTCATGGAGGTGCTGAACTTTTTCACTCTTTACAAGAGGAACTTTCGAACCAAGAAAAGTCTGTCAAAAACAGTCATATTAAAAAAGCTATTGCGCAAAGAGCCTCTCAGCTTATCTATGACAACGATGTGATCTTTATTGATGCTGGGACAACGACTGAATTTTTATTACCTTTTTTACAAGCTAAAAATTTAACTGTAGTTACTAATTCTATTCATCATGCTGCTAGATTAGTTGAACTCTCTATTGAGACGATTATTGTAGGGGGTTATGTCAAACAAACGACCGATGCCAGTATTGGTAACGTAGCTTTGGAACAGATTAGGCAGATGAATTTTGACAAGGCATTTCTTGGAATGAATGGTGTTGATGATTCTTACCTGACGACTCCTGATATGGAAGAAGCAGTTATTAAAAAAGCGGTTCTGTCAAATGCAAAATTAGCTTACATTTTAGTAGATGGCACTAAAATTGGTCAGGTATCGTTTGTAAAAGTAGCTCCTATTAATGATGTGACTATTATTACATTAGGAGGATCAGCAAGTATTCTTAAACAAATAAAGGAAAAGGCAAAGGTGATTGAATTATGA
- the pfkB gene encoding 1-phosphofructokinase translates to MIYTVTLNPSIDFIVRIDQINLGSVNRMASDDKFAGGKGINVSRILQRLDIASTATGFLGGFTGRFIEESLSAEGVKTDFVKGDQDTRINVKIKSQEETELNGQGPIISQEQLEDLKTKLSQLTAEDTVVFAGSAPANLGNAVYKELLPLVRQSGAQVVCDFEGQTLIDALAYNPLLVKPNNHELEAIFGTILTSLDDVETYARRLLEMGAQNVIISMAGDGALLVTKEATYFAKPIKGEVKNSVGAGDSMVAGFTGEFMKSQNPIEALKWGVACGTATAFSDDLATIAFIKETYHKVEVEKR, encoded by the coding sequence ATGATTTATACCGTGACCTTAAACCCTTCTATTGACTTTATTGTCAGAATTGACCAAATAAATCTTGGGTCAGTGAATCGCATGGCGAGTGATGATAAGTTTGCTGGAGGTAAAGGCATTAATGTGAGTCGCATCTTGCAACGTTTAGACATTGCTAGCACGGCGACAGGGTTCTTGGGTGGTTTTACAGGACGTTTTATCGAAGAAAGTTTGAGTGCAGAAGGCGTTAAAACTGATTTTGTAAAAGGTGATCAAGATACTCGAATCAATGTTAAAATCAAGTCACAAGAAGAGACCGAATTAAATGGTCAAGGACCTATCATTAGTCAGGAACAACTGGAGGATTTGAAAACTAAGCTTTCCCAGCTAACAGCAGAGGATACAGTTGTCTTTGCAGGTTCAGCGCCAGCTAATCTTGGCAATGCTGTTTATAAGGAATTACTTCCTTTAGTTAGGCAAAGCGGTGCTCAGGTGGTTTGTGATTTTGAAGGACAGACTTTAATAGATGCGCTTGCATATAATCCTCTGTTGGTTAAACCTAATAATCATGAACTAGAAGCTATTTTTGGTACGATTCTGACCAGTCTTGATGATGTTGAAACCTATGCCCGTCGTCTTTTAGAGATGGGTGCTCAAAACGTCATCATTTCAATGGCTGGTGATGGTGCTTTGCTGGTTACTAAAGAAGCGACTTATTTTGCTAAACCGATTAAGGGAGAAGTTAAAAATTCTGTCGGTGCTGGTGATTCGATGGTTGCTGGCTTTACAGGCGAATTTATGAAGAGTCAAAATCCAATAGAAGCCTTAAAATGGGGCGTGGCTTGTGGTACAGCGACGGCTTTCTCTGATGACTTGGCGACAATTGCATTTATTAAGGAAACATATCATAAAGTTGAGGTAGAAAAACGATGA
- a CDS encoding fructose-specific PTS transporter subunit EIIC: MKIQDLLRKDIMILDLQAISKEVAIDEMITKLVEKDIVHDFDVFKKSIMTREEQTSTGLGDGIAMPHSKNIVVDKPAVLFAKSNKGVDYKALDGQPTDLFFMIAAPQGANDTHLAALAELSQYLLKDGFADKLRAAATPEAVIAVFDEASTAKEEVVAPTSGQDFIVAVTACPTGIAHTYMAEEALKKQAAEMGVAIKVETNGASGVANRLTAEDIQRAKGVIVAADKAVEMDRFDGKQFIARPVADGIKKSQELISLILNNEGNTYHAKNGKSETAVSTEKTSLGGAFYKHLMGGVSQMLPFVIGGGIMIALAFLLDNMLGVPNDQLGSLGSYHEIAAIFMNIGGAAFSFMLPVLAGYIAYSIAEKPGLVAGFVAGAIASNGLAFGKVPFAAGGEVSLGLTGVPSGFLGALVGGFLAGGVILALRKLLAGLPRSLEGVKSILLYPLLGVLVTGFLMLFVNIPMAAINTALNDFLQGLSGSSAVLMGLLVGGMMAVDMGGPVNKAAYVFGTGTLAATVANGGSVVMAAVMAGGMVPPLAVFVATLLFKDKFTKEERESGLTNIVMGLSFITEGAIPFGAADPARAIPSFIAGSALTGALVGLAGIKLMAPHGGIFVIALTSNPILYLVFVVIGALVSGILFGALRKKA, encoded by the coding sequence ATGAAAATTCAAGATTTATTGAGAAAAGATATTATGATTCTCGATTTACAGGCTATTTCTAAAGAAGTTGCCATTGACGAGATGATTACTAAATTAGTTGAAAAAGATATTGTACATGATTTTGATGTCTTTAAAAAGAGTATCATGACACGTGAAGAACAAACATCAACAGGGCTTGGTGATGGGATTGCCATGCCTCATTCTAAAAATATTGTAGTAGATAAACCAGCGGTCTTGTTTGCGAAATCAAATAAAGGTGTGGATTACAAGGCTTTAGATGGTCAACCAACGGATCTCTTCTTTATGATTGCTGCGCCTCAAGGAGCAAATGATACTCACTTGGCTGCACTAGCAGAATTATCACAATACCTTTTGAAAGACGGCTTTGCTGATAAACTTCGTGCTGCAGCGACACCAGAAGCAGTCATTGCTGTTTTTGATGAAGCGTCAACAGCTAAAGAAGAAGTGGTTGCTCCAACAAGTGGTCAAGACTTTATCGTTGCTGTTACAGCTTGTCCGACAGGAATTGCTCACACTTATATGGCAGAAGAGGCTTTGAAAAAACAAGCTGCAGAAATGGGAGTAGCTATTAAAGTTGAAACAAACGGTGCTTCTGGTGTGGCTAATCGTTTAACCGCTGAAGATATTCAGAGAGCTAAAGGAGTTATTGTTGCAGCTGATAAAGCGGTTGAAATGGACCGTTTTGATGGTAAACAATTCATTGCTCGCCCTGTTGCAGATGGTATCAAGAAAAGTCAGGAATTGATTTCTTTGATTTTAAACAATGAAGGAAACACTTATCATGCTAAAAATGGAAAATCTGAAACAGCAGTATCAACTGAGAAAACAAGTTTAGGCGGTGCTTTCTATAAACACTTGATGGGCGGTGTCTCACAAATGTTGCCATTTGTTATTGGTGGCGGGATTATGATTGCTCTAGCATTTTTATTGGATAACATGCTTGGTGTGCCAAATGATCAGCTTGGAAGTCTTGGATCCTATCATGAAATAGCAGCTATTTTTATGAACATTGGTGGAGCAGCCTTTTCCTTCATGTTACCAGTACTAGCAGGTTATATCGCTTATTCTATTGCTGAAAAACCGGGCTTAGTAGCTGGTTTTGTGGCAGGTGCCATTGCCTCAAATGGTCTTGCTTTTGGTAAGGTACCATTTGCAGCAGGAGGAGAAGTGAGCTTGGGCTTAACGGGCGTGCCATCAGGTTTCCTTGGGGCGCTTGTGGGTGGTTTCCTTGCCGGTGGTGTTATTCTTGCCCTTCGTAAATTGTTGGCAGGCCTACCACGTTCTCTAGAAGGGGTTAAATCTATCCTCCTTTACCCATTACTTGGCGTCCTTGTCACTGGTTTCTTGATGCTTTTTGTCAATATTCCAATGGCAGCTATTAACACAGCCCTTAATGATTTCTTACAAGGTCTTTCAGGAAGCTCTGCTGTCCTTATGGGACTTCTTGTTGGTGGAATGATGGCTGTTGACATGGGTGGTCCTGTTAATAAGGCAGCTTATGTTTTTGGTACAGGAACTTTAGCAGCTACTGTGGCAAATGGTGGTTCGGTCGTTATGGCCGCTGTTATGGCAGGTGGTATGGTACCTCCTCTTGCTGTTTTTGTAGCCACTCTCTTGTTTAAAGATAAATTTACCAAAGAAGAACGTGAATCAGGCTTGACAAATATTGTTATGGGACTTTCATTCATCACCGAAGGAGCAATTCCGTTTGGTGCAGCTGACCCAGCACGTGCGATTCCTAGCTTTATCGCAGGTTCTGCCTTGACAGGAGCTCTTGTTGGTTTGGCTGGTATTAAATTAATGGCGCCACATGGTGGTATCTTCGTAATCGCTTTAACAAGCAATCCAATCTTATATCTTGTCTTTGTTGTGATTGGTGCCCTTGTATCAGGTATCTTATTTGGCGCTCTTCGCAAAAAAGCCTAA
- a CDS encoding glycoside hydrolase family 73 protein, with protein sequence MKVKKRRRRAKSSVNRLVLGLVLLNLIVSMWTLKLGNQRLAPYADHETLTFVRKISHAAQSVAQKKQLYSSVMMAQAILESNNGKSQLSQKPYYNFFGIKGSYKERSVIFPTLEDDGQGNLYQIDAAFRSYGSLTACFLDYARVLNDPLYDKTHKKFWSHYQDATATLTGTYATDTTYHTKLNELIEWYQLTNFDGLMK encoded by the coding sequence TTGAAGGTGAAAAAAAGGAGAAGAAGGGCTAAATCATCAGTAAATCGACTTGTCTTAGGGTTAGTATTACTTAATCTGATTGTTAGTATGTGGACACTAAAATTGGGAAACCAGCGATTAGCTCCGTATGCGGATCACGAAACTCTGACATTTGTCAGGAAGATTAGTCATGCTGCTCAATCAGTCGCTCAAAAGAAACAGTTATACAGTTCGGTGATGATGGCTCAGGCCATTTTAGAATCCAATAATGGTAAGTCACAACTAAGTCAAAAACCTTATTATAATTTTTTCGGGATTAAGGGGAGCTATAAAGAACGGTCAGTCATTTTTCCAACTTTAGAAGACGATGGACAAGGGAATCTTTATCAAATTGATGCTGCTTTTCGTTCCTATGGGAGCCTGACAGCTTGTTTTTTAGATTACGCAAGAGTTTTGAATGATCCACTTTATGACAAAACCCACAAAAAGTTTTGGTCTCATTATCAAGATGCTACTGCAACCTTAACAGGCACTTACGCCACTGATACAACTTACCATACCAAATTAAATGAATTGATTGAATGGTATCAACTCACTAATTTTGATGGTCTAATGAAATAG
- a CDS encoding glycoside hydrolase family 73 protein — translation MTKKKGKLVLISLFVLAACLGAYSAMRQSHKTSNVSAETIASSSTRHFIDEIGPTASTIGQERDLYASVMIAQAILESSNGKSSLSQAPYYNFFGIKGAYNGSSVTMSTWEDDGNGNTYTIDQAFRAYPSIADSLNDYADLLSSSTYIGARKSNTLSYQDATAALTGLYATDTSYNLKLNNIIATYGLTAYDVANSSAQETGLATSGYVWNEYRRNYTDAETLAVDEAWAKRMTY, via the coding sequence ATGACAAAAAAGAAAGGTAAGCTTGTACTTATCAGTCTTTTTGTTCTAGCAGCTTGTTTAGGAGCTTATAGTGCAATGAGACAATCTCATAAAACTTCAAACGTGTCAGCTGAGACTATCGCCAGTTCTTCAACCCGACATTTTATTGATGAAATTGGTCCAACTGCTAGTACTATTGGTCAAGAACGTGATCTTTATGCGTCTGTTATGATAGCACAAGCGATTTTAGAATCAAGTAATGGTAAATCAAGTCTAAGTCAAGCACCTTATTATAATTTTTTCGGTATTAAGGGTGCCTATAACGGTTCTTCTGTGACGATGTCAACTTGGGAAGATGATGGTAATGGCAATACCTATACGATTGATCAAGCCTTTAGAGCTTATCCAAGTATTGCAGACTCCCTTAATGACTACGCGGACTTGCTAAGTTCTAGCACTTATATAGGTGCTAGAAAATCAAACACGCTATCGTATCAAGATGCTACAGCAGCTCTAACTGGCTTATACGCTACAGACACCAGTTATAACTTAAAACTAAATAATATTATTGCAACCTATGGTTTGACGGCTTATGATGTTGCTAATAGCTCAGCTCAAGAAACTGGTCTAGCAACTTCGGGTTATGTTTGGAATGAATATCGTCGTAATTACACTGATGCGGAGACCCTAGCAGTTGATGAGGCTTGGGCTAAACGCATGACTTATTAA
- a CDS encoding exotoxin beta-grasp domain-containing protein, with product MNPIKIDKDIVTIQEFDFKIRKFLMESKEIYLTKSPYIRGSLEIHSKNRKHEKINLYDAKPNSTRSDVFKKYKDNKTINMKDFSHFDIYLWTK from the coding sequence ATAAATCCTATAAAAATCGATAAGGATATTGTTACGATTCAAGAGTTCGATTTTAAAATAAGAAAATTTTTGATGGAATCAAAAGAAATTTATTTGACTAAGTCTCCTTATATAAGGGGGAGTTTAGAAATTCACAGTAAAAATAGGAAACATGAAAAAATCAATTTATATGACGCAAAACCCAATAGCACCAGATCTGATGTCTTTAAAAAATATAAAGACAATAAGACTATAAATATGAAAGATTTCAGCCATTTTGATATTTATCTTTGGACTAAATAA
- the ideS gene encoding immunoglobulin G-degrading enzyme IdeS, with amino-acid sequence MRKRCYSTSAAVLAAVTLFVLSVDRGVIADSFSANQEIRYSEVTPYHVTSVWTKGVTPPANFTQGEDVFHAPYVANQGWYDITKTFNGKDDLLCGAATAGNMLHWWFDQNKDQIKRYLEEHPEKQKINFNGEQMFDVKEAIDTKNHQLDSKLFEYFKEKAFPYLSTKHLGVFPDHVIDMFINGYRLSLTNHGPTPVKEGSKDPRGGIFDAVFTRGDQSKLLTSRHDFKEKNLKEISDLIKKELTEGKALGLSHTYANVRINHVINLWGADFDSNGNLKAIYVTDSDSNASIGMKKYFVGVNSAGKVAISAKEIKEDNIGAQVLGLFTLSTGQDSWNQTN; translated from the coding sequence ATGAGAAAAAGATGCTATTCAACTTCAGCTGCAGTATTGGCAGCAGTGACTTTATTTGTTCTATCGGTAGATCGTGGTGTTATAGCAGATAGTTTTTCTGCTAATCAAGAGATTAGATATTCGGAAGTAACACCTTATCACGTTACTTCCGTTTGGACCAAAGGAGTTACTCCTCCAGCAAACTTCACTCAAGGTGAAGATGTTTTTCACGCTCCTTATGTTGCTAACCAAGGATGGTATGATATTACCAAAACATTCAATGGAAAAGACGATCTTCTTTGCGGGGCTGCCACAGCAGGGAATATGCTTCACTGGTGGTTCGATCAAAACAAAGACCAAATTAAACGTTATTTGGAAGAGCATCCAGAAAAGCAAAAAATAAACTTCAATGGCGAACAGATGTTTGACGTAAAAGAAGCTATCGACACTAAAAACCACCAGCTAGATAGTAAATTATTTGAATATTTTAAAGAAAAAGCTTTCCCTTATCTATCTACTAAACACCTAGGAGTTTTCCCTGATCATGTAATTGATATGTTCATTAACGGCTACCGCCTTAGTCTAACTAACCACGGTCCAACGCCAGTAAAAGAAGGTAGTAAAGATCCCCGAGGTGGTATTTTTGACGCCGTATTTACAAGAGGTGATCAAAGTAAGCTATTGACAAGTCGTCATGATTTTAAAGAAAAAAATCTCAAAGAAATCAGTGATCTCATTAAGAAAGAGTTAACCGAAGGCAAGGCTCTAGGCCTATCACACACCTACGCTAACGTACGCATCAACCATGTTATAAACCTGTGGGGAGCTGACTTTGATTCTAACGGGAACCTTAAAGCTATTTATGTAACAGACTCTGATAGTAATGCATCTATTGGTATGAAGAAATACTTTGTTGGTGTTAATTCCGCTGGAAAAGTAGCTATTTCTGCTAAAGAAATAAAAGAAGATAATATTGGTGCTCAAGTACTAGGGTTATTTACACTTTCAACAGGGCAAGATAGTTGGAATCAGACCAATTAA